The genomic DNA AATGATGGTCACTTTCTGGAACAATTAATTCTGGATCAAGTAGATAAACAGGAAGTTTTTGAAATTGATGAAGTTGAGTATCAGAAACTAATTACACATCGTATTCATCGGCTAGAAAAAGTTGTTAGTGTTACCATTCCTCAAGATACAGAAAGTGAAATTGAAAGTAGTGTAAATCATCCAGAAGTACGTGAATCAATCAAAATACAATCTTTGCTTGCTAGTATTGGTTCTCAAATGGGAATGAAAATTTGGCTGCCTCGTAGCGATAGAAACGCAGTTTTAACAGAATGGAAAAATAAAGACCAAGTTTTGTTGGATGTTTTGCCTCTAAATTATGATGAGACAACAATCAAAACCATTGAACAAATTGATGTATTGTGGCTTAAAGGACGTTCTATTGTTCGTGCTTTTGAAGTTGAACATACTACTTCAATTTATTCCGGTATTCTTAGAATGGCAGATTTGCTTGCACTCCAACCAAACATGAATATAAAGTTGCATATCGTTGCACCTCCTGAACGTCGAGATAAAGTTTTTCAAGAGATTAGACGACCTGTATTTTCATTACTTGATGTAGCACCTTTGTCAGAAAGATGTACATACCTTTCCTATGAAAGTGTCCAAGAATTAGCACGAGAAAAGCATTTATCACGTTTATTAGATAGTGTTTTAGATGATTATGCAGAGGAAGCTGAGTAAGTGCGATCGCTCGTTTTCTAATTTAATTTAAATAAAGCAACCTGTGGAGAGAAAGAGATCGCCTATTTTGTAGCCGAGTTTATCGTGCTTTGAATATTGAATGCTATAATTAAACAAGTGTAATTTGTTGACTATAAACTGATAGAAATTTGTTGCTAGATAATATTTATTGATGATCAACGACACACCAGAGGAATTAAATTCTGATCCAGAAATTTCCCGTTTAATAGATGAGGTCATGTCATCATCCCTCAATGATGAACAATACCGCAAAAAGATGCAGCGCCGTAAGGAAATCCAGGATAAACGCATATCTGAAGCTAAACCGGAAAAAGGGTTAATTATAGTTAATACTGGCAACGGTAAAGGTAAAACTACTGCGGCTTTGGGTATGGTAATGCGATCGCTTGGCCATGGATACAAAGTAGCAATCGTCCAATTTATTAAAGGTGCTTGGGAACCCTCCGAAAAACGGGTTTTTAGTCATTGGCCAGATCAATTAGAATTTCACGCTATGGGTGAAGGTTTTACCTGGGAAACACAAGACAGAGATCGGGATCTAGATAAAGCTAGTGCTGCTTGGGACAAATCACTAGAATTTATTCTGAACCCAGAGTTTAAACTGGTGCTTTTAGATGAAGTTAATATTGCTATTAAACTTGGTTACTTACAAGTTGAACAAGTATTAGCAGGTTTAGAGCAAAAACCAGCAGATAAGCACGTAATACTAACAGGTAGAGGCGCACCACCAGCTTTAATTGAAAAGGCTGATTTAGTCACGGAAATGACTTTAATTAAGCACCCTTTCAAGGATCAAGGCATAAAAGCCCAAGCGGGAATTGAATATTAAGTGATTAAACTACTTAATTACTTAATTATCTGCGCTTAAATCCTGTTGACAGGCTTGTAGAATTTCTCTATCGTTAGCACTCACAGATCCTAACTGATGATAATCTTGCAGTGCTAAAGAATGAGCATAGGTAATACTGGTTTCATCTGTTACTCTAGGAATTCTACTAGCTGTAGAAACTTGAGCTATCCCAGTTTCACTAGGGGAACTGGTTACTGTCATGGCCAATTCTCCAGATTTGGCAATTGTGCCTTGGAAACAGCTAAACTCTGAACTGGGCATATACAATGCACCAGTTACCTTACCTTTCTGCTTTTGAAACACAATATAACCTTGTCCCCATTGGTTAGGTGTGGAAGATTGACCATAAAGATAAATCCCATCCTGCACTGGAAAGCTTACAGGTGATTGCTTAATTGATGGTTTTGTCGTTGTTGGGATTTCTTGTATATTGCTTTTCAAAACTTCTATGAATGAGTTTTGAGATTCGAGATTATTTGACTGAATCTGACTTTTATTATCTCTGATAGCTCTTAATTTTGATAACAGGGTATTTTCATTACTATCCTGAATTTCATTATTTGTATAACTGGGCAAATCAGCTGCTATAACCTGAGATTTAAGGTTAATCTTGGTCATTTGACCAATTGTACCTAAACCTAAAATTCCAACGGTAACAAGTAGACCTACAGCGGGAATTTTTAACTTAGTTTTGGGAATGAACTTAGAAATGTTGTTAAGCACCCGAATTCTCCTGTAACGAAAATAACTAATTTATGTAAACCACTT from Okeanomitos corallinicola TIOX110 includes the following:
- the cobO gene encoding cob(I)yrinic acid a,c-diamide adenosyltransferase, giving the protein MINDTPEELNSDPEISRLIDEVMSSSLNDEQYRKKMQRRKEIQDKRISEAKPEKGLIIVNTGNGKGKTTAALGMVMRSLGHGYKVAIVQFIKGAWEPSEKRVFSHWPDQLEFHAMGEGFTWETQDRDRDLDKASAAWDKSLEFILNPEFKLVLLDEVNIAIKLGYLQVEQVLAGLEQKPADKHVILTGRGAPPALIEKADLVTEMTLIKHPFKDQGIKAQAGIEY
- a CDS encoding EVE domain-containing protein, whose translation is MAYYVNVFSPDTYEAFSKSPRDIAGFRKNRQKAADKIQVGDKLICYMTKLSRWIGVLEVQSECFSDDTSIFVPKDEPDPYVIRFKVKPLAWLPKEKTIPIHDNRVWDHLSFTKNVDKNSSLWTGKIRNSLNELKDNDGHFLEQLILDQVDKQEVFEIDEVEYQKLITHRIHRLEKVVSVTIPQDTESEIESSVNHPEVRESIKIQSLLASIGSQMGMKIWLPRSDRNAVLTEWKNKDQVLLDVLPLNYDETTIKTIEQIDVLWLKGRSIVRAFEVEHTTSIYSGILRMADLLALQPNMNIKLHIVAPPERRDKVFQEIRRPVFSLLDVAPLSERCTYLSYESVQELAREKHLSRLLDSVLDDYAEEAE